A part of Streptomyces sp. NBC_01451 genomic DNA contains:
- a CDS encoding anti-sigma factor, translated as MTTTDLHRLTGAYALHALPDEENTAFERHLAGCEACAQETAELSATAARMGLAVATTPPAGLREQVLHRITTVRQETPGRPAQALAVRSGPRARTLSRWALAACLAAATALGGTALWQHQRAEDAREEARRATRTTDEIAAVLAAPDARTRAAGLAGGATGTVVVSRGQDRAVFVVSGMSRPPGGKVYQLWFDEGGTMRPAGLMDPGRSDQAVLLRGAVDGASGMGITVEPDGGSKEPTSAPVAVMTFPS; from the coding sequence GTGACGACCACCGATCTGCACCGGCTGACGGGCGCCTACGCCCTGCACGCGCTGCCCGACGAGGAGAACACCGCGTTCGAGCGTCATCTGGCGGGCTGCGAGGCGTGCGCGCAGGAGACCGCCGAGCTGTCCGCGACCGCGGCCCGCATGGGACTCGCCGTCGCGACGACACCCCCCGCCGGGCTGCGCGAACAGGTACTGCACCGGATCACCACGGTCCGCCAGGAGACCCCCGGCAGACCGGCCCAGGCCCTCGCCGTCCGGTCCGGCCCACGGGCCCGGACGCTGTCCCGGTGGGCGCTCGCCGCCTGCCTCGCGGCGGCCACGGCGCTCGGCGGAACAGCCCTGTGGCAGCACCAGCGGGCCGAGGACGCCCGCGAGGAGGCGCGCCGCGCCACCCGGACCACGGACGAGATCGCCGCCGTACTGGCCGCCCCGGACGCCAGGACCCGGGCCGCCGGGCTGGCCGGCGGTGCCACGGGTACCGTCGTCGTCTCCCGTGGGCAGGACAGGGCCGTGTTCGTCGTCTCGGGGATGAGCCGCCCGCCCGGCGGAAAGGTCTACCAACTGTGGTTCGACGAGGGCGGGACCATGCGTCCGGCCGGCCTGATGGACCCCGGCCGCAGCGACCAGGCCGTCCTGCTGCGAGGCGCCGTCGACGGTGCGTCGGGCATGGGCATCACCGTCGAACCCGACGGCGGCTCGAAAGAACCCACGTCCGCCCCGGTCGCCGTGATGACCTTCCCGAGCTGA